In the genome of Pelagibacterium nitratireducens, one region contains:
- the alaE gene encoding L-alanine exporter AlaE — MASEKLRSFAADTVALVIFFTIVSGLNERFIAGMSWPEVAVSRAIGAPLMVLTARPYGFWRDWFLKITSPRSPGSTLIMDSIALLAFQVPIYVFIIFASGARGMGIVTGALGFAVLMLILGRPYGLWLEFFRRRFGLTSPGQKPMSLGG; from the coding sequence ATGGCAAGCGAGAAACTGCGCAGCTTTGCCGCGGACACGGTCGCGCTGGTGATCTTTTTCACCATCGTGAGCGGGCTCAACGAGCGGTTTATCGCCGGTATGAGCTGGCCCGAGGTGGCGGTTTCGCGCGCCATCGGTGCGCCGCTGATGGTGCTGACGGCTCGGCCTTACGGCTTCTGGCGGGACTGGTTTTTGAAGATCACCAGCCCCCGCTCGCCCGGTTCAACCCTGATCATGGATTCCATTGCGCTGCTGGCGTTTCAGGTGCCGATCTATGTGTTCATCATCTTTGCAAGCGGGGCAAGGGGCATGGGGATCGTTACCGGAGCGTTGGGATTTGCGGTGCTGATGCTGATCCTGGGACGGCCGTATGGACTATGGCTCGAATTCTTCCGCAGACGGTTCGGATTAACGAGCCCGGGCCAGAAACCGATGTCGCTGGGCGGATAA
- a CDS encoding phosphoserine transaminase: MTDISAATDVAKPALRPENPNFSSGPCAKRPGWTVEALTGALVGRSHRAKPAKARIQRAIALTRELLEVPEDYLIGIVPASDTGAVEMALWGMLGARGVDMLTWESFGAGWVTDVQKQLKLDDVRVLKAEYGELPDLSDVDFSRDVVFTWNGTTSGVRVPNGEWIPADREGLTICDATSAAFAQDLDFSKLDVVTFSWQKALGGEAAHGILILSPRAVERLETFTPANRPLPKIFRLTKGGKLMAEVFEGATINTVSMICIEDAVDAMEWGLKVGGLKALQARADANEKAIADWVAKTDWVDFLATDPKVRSNTSVCLKIVDPEVAALSDEAQAKLAKAVVSRLDKEAVGYDIGGYRDAPTGFRIWCGSTVQTADLEKLTPWLDWAFAEEKKAALA; the protein is encoded by the coding sequence ATGACAGATATTTCTGCCGCCACCGATGTGGCGAAGCCGGCACTGCGTCCGGAAAATCCCAATTTTTCGTCAGGTCCTTGTGCCAAGCGTCCCGGGTGGACGGTTGAGGCGCTTACCGGTGCGCTGGTGGGGCGGTCTCACAGGGCCAAGCCGGCCAAGGCCCGCATTCAGCGCGCCATCGCATTGACGCGTGAACTGCTCGAAGTTCCCGAGGATTATCTGATCGGCATCGTGCCGGCATCCGATACCGGCGCCGTGGAAATGGCGCTGTGGGGCATGCTGGGCGCACGCGGCGTCGACATGCTGACCTGGGAATCGTTTGGGGCCGGGTGGGTCACCGACGTTCAAAAGCAACTCAAGCTCGACGATGTGCGGGTGCTCAAGGCCGAATATGGCGAATTGCCGGACCTCTCCGACGTCGATTTTTCGCGCGACGTCGTGTTCACCTGGAACGGGACGACATCGGGCGTTCGCGTTCCAAATGGCGAGTGGATCCCGGCGGACCGCGAGGGACTGACCATTTGCGATGCCACTTCGGCGGCGTTTGCGCAGGATCTCGATTTTTCCAAGCTCGATGTTGTGACCTTTTCCTGGCAGAAGGCGCTGGGCGGGGAAGCCGCGCATGGCATTCTGATCCTCTCGCCGCGGGCCGTGGAACGGCTGGAAACCTTTACGCCGGCCAACCGGCCCCTGCCCAAGATTTTCCGGCTGACCAAGGGCGGCAAGCTGATGGCGGAGGTCTTTGAAGGCGCGACCATCAATACGGTGTCGATGATCTGCATCGAAGATGCGGTGGACGCCATGGAATGGGGGCTCAAGGTTGGCGGGCTCAAGGCGCTGCAGGCGCGGGCCGATGCCAATGAGAAGGCGATTGCCGATTGGGTGGCCAAGACCGATTGGGTCGATTTTCTCGCCACTGATCCCAAGGTGCGGTCGAACACTTCGGTGTGCCTGAAAATCGTCGATCCCGAGGTCGCAGCGCTTTCCGACGAGGCGCAGGCCAAGCTTGCCAAGGCGGTTGTCTCCCGGCTCGATAAGGAAGCCGTGGGCTACGATATCGGCGGCTATCGCGACGCGCCGACGGGATTCCGCATCTGGTGCGGCTCGACCGTTCAAACGGCAGATCTCGAAAAGCTGACACCGTGGCTCGACTGGGCGTTTGCCGAAGAGAAAAAGGCGGCGTTGGCGTAA
- a CDS encoding ABC-F family ATP-binding cassette domain-containing protein, with protein sequence MIRLENIGKQNGKQIVFIEASAALQKGEKIGLVGPNGSGKTTLFRMITGEEGPDEGQVSVDRGTTIGYFSQDVGEMAGRSVVAETMDGAGPVAALSAEMRQLEADMGDPDKADEMDAIIARYGEVTEQFEELDGYALDGRSREVLDGLGFSQAMMDGDVGALSGGWKMRVALAKILLARPDVLLLDEPSNHLDIESLIWLEEFLKNFSGALLMTSHDRAFMNRVVNKIIEIDGGTLTSYTGDYEFYQAQRAIADKNQQAQFERQQAMLAKEIQFIERFKARASHAAQVQSRVKKLDKIDRVEPPKRAQKVVFEFRPAPRSGEDVAVLKGVAKTYGDKTIYDGLDFHVRRKERWAIMGVNGAGKSTLLKLVTGAAEPDTGSVARGPSVKMAYFAQHAMDVLDGDKSIFEMLQSEFPQAGQAPLRALAGCFGFSGDDVEKKCRVLSGGEKARLVMAMMLFDPPNFLVLDEPTNHLDIATKEMLIEALANYEGTMLFVSHDRHFLAELSNRVLEVSPEGVRTFGGGYREYVESTGQEAPGLRH encoded by the coding sequence ATGATCCGTCTTGAAAATATCGGCAAGCAGAACGGCAAACAGATCGTTTTCATCGAAGCCTCCGCCGCGCTCCAGAAGGGCGAAAAAATCGGGCTGGTGGGGCCGAACGGGTCTGGCAAGACCACGTTGTTTCGCATGATTACCGGCGAGGAAGGGCCTGATGAGGGGCAGGTGTCTGTCGATCGGGGCACGACGATCGGGTATTTTTCCCAGGATGTTGGCGAGATGGCCGGGCGCTCGGTGGTGGCCGAAACCATGGATGGGGCCGGGCCGGTGGCGGCGCTCAGCGCGGAAATGCGCCAGCTCGAAGCCGATATGGGCGATCCCGACAAGGCCGACGAGATGGATGCGATCATCGCGCGCTATGGCGAGGTGACCGAACAGTTCGAGGAGCTCGACGGCTACGCGCTGGATGGCCGTTCGCGCGAAGTGCTCGACGGGCTGGGGTTTAGCCAAGCCATGATGGATGGCGATGTGGGGGCGCTGTCGGGCGGCTGGAAGATGCGCGTGGCGCTGGCCAAGATCTTGCTGGCGCGGCCCGATGTGTTGCTGCTCGATGAGCCGTCGAACCATCTCGATATCGAAAGCCTGATCTGGCTCGAGGAATTCCTCAAAAACTTCTCCGGTGCGCTGCTCATGACCTCGCACGACCGGGCGTTCATGAACCGGGTGGTCAACAAGATCATCGAGATCGATGGCGGCACGCTGACCTCCTATACGGGCGACTATGAATTCTATCAGGCCCAGCGCGCCATTGCCGATAAGAACCAGCAGGCTCAGTTCGAGCGTCAGCAGGCGATGCTGGCCAAGGAAATCCAGTTTATCGAACGGTTCAAGGCGCGGGCGAGTCACGCGGCGCAGGTGCAAAGCCGGGTGAAAAAGCTCGACAAGATCGACCGGGTCGAACCGCCCAAGCGGGCGCAGAAGGTCGTGTTCGAATTCCGCCCCGCGCCGCGCTCGGGGGAGGATGTGGCCGTGCTCAAGGGCGTCGCCAAGACCTATGGCGACAAGACCATCTATGACGGGCTCGATTTCCATGTGCGGCGCAAGGAGCGCTGGGCAATCATGGGGGTGAACGGTGCGGGCAAATCAACACTCCTCAAACTGGTGACCGGGGCGGCAGAGCCGGATACGGGATCGGTAGCCCGGGGGCCGTCGGTCAAGATGGCCTATTTCGCCCAGCATGCCATGGATGTGCTGGACGGGGACAAGTCGATCTTTGAGATGCTGCAAAGCGAATTCCCGCAGGCGGGACAGGCGCCGCTGCGGGCTTTGGCGGGGTGTTTCGGGTTTTCCGGCGACGATGTCGAAAAGAAATGCCGGGTGCTTTCGGGCGGGGAAAAGGCGCGGCTGGTGATGGCGATGATGCTGTTTGATCCCCCCAATTTCCTTGTTCTGGACGAGCCCACCAACCATCTCGACATCGCCACCAAGGAAATGCTGATCGAGGCGCTGGCCAATTACGAGGGCACGATGCTGTTCGTGTCGCACGACCGGCATTTTCTGGCCGAATTGTCCAACCGGGTGCTGGAGGTTTCGCCCGAGGGCGTGCGGACGTTCGGGGGTGGGTATCGCGAATATGTCGAAAGCACCGGACAGGAGGCGCCGGGGTTAAGGCATTAG
- a CDS encoding DMT family transporter, whose product MTKSPASLSSPSNPLTRLMGQPYLLLTLSALFWGANIIAGKMAIGELDPYALSVMRWLVAFVIIAPFAWTSLRAEWAEIRRGWGWLAFYGVLGFTSFNVLLYAATTHTAAVNVAMIQAAIPVLVMVGNFAIFRVRASGLHIVGVVLTIYGVIHVATHGSPLRLVGLDVNIGDAMMLLAALFYALHSLMLRYKPKIGWLSFIACTSFFAMLAACGYQLVFGTGPLGLVAEVTTMSWRGWTVVLYVALLPSIVAQMTYARGVELIGPNRGSLFINLIPVFGALLAVFILGETLEIFHMIAAAFIIAGIGIAEYAARRNLREILKPQ is encoded by the coding sequence ATGACAAAGTCCCCTGCCTCGCTCTCTTCGCCATCCAATCCATTGACGCGGCTCATGGGCCAGCCTTACCTGCTTTTGACCCTCTCCGCGCTGTTCTGGGGCGCCAATATCATTGCGGGGAAAATGGCCATTGGCGAGCTCGACCCTTATGCGCTTTCGGTCATGCGCTGGCTTGTTGCCTTTGTCATCATCGCGCCCTTCGCCTGGACCAGCCTGCGCGCCGAATGGGCCGAAATCCGGCGCGGATGGGGCTGGCTGGCCTTTTATGGCGTTCTCGGTTTCACCAGCTTCAACGTGCTGCTCTATGCAGCGACCACCCACACCGCCGCCGTCAATGTCGCCATGATCCAGGCGGCCATCCCTGTTCTGGTCATGGTCGGCAATTTCGCGATCTTCCGCGTCCGCGCTTCCGGGCTCCACATCGTGGGCGTGGTGCTCACCATCTACGGGGTCATCCACGTCGCAACCCATGGCAGTCCGCTCCGGCTGGTCGGGCTCGACGTCAATATCGGCGATGCCATGATGCTGCTTGCGGCACTGTTTTACGCGCTCCACTCGCTCATGCTGCGCTACAAGCCGAAAATCGGATGGCTCAGTTTTATCGCCTGCACAAGTTTTTTCGCCATGCTCGCCGCATGCGGCTATCAGCTCGTGTTCGGCACCGGCCCGCTCGGGCTTGTCGCGGAGGTGACCACAATGAGCTGGCGCGGCTGGACCGTCGTTCTTTACGTGGCCCTGCTGCCCTCCATCGTCGCCCAGATGACCTACGCACGCGGCGTCGAACTGATCGGCCCCAACCGGGGCAGCCTGTTCATCAACCTCATTCCCGTCTTCGGCGCCCTGCTCGCCGTCTTTATCCTCGGTGAGACCCTCGAGATCTTTCATATGATCGCCGCAGCCTTCATCATTGCAGGCATAGGCATTGCCGAATATGCCGCACGCCGCAATCTGCGCGAAATCCTCAAGCCGCAATAG
- the serA gene encoding phosphoglycerate dehydrogenase, translating into MDMAKVLVSDKISPAAIEIFKANGVEVDYLPDVGKDKEKLAEIIGQYDGLAIRSATKVTDKILAHATNLKVIGRAGIGVDNVDIPAATAKGVIVMNTPFGNSITTAEHAISMMLALARQIPEADASTRASKWEKNRFMGVEVTNKTLGLIGAGNIGSIVADRAQGLKMKVIAFDPFLTPERAIDLGVEKVELDDLLARADFITLHTPLIDATRNIISAEAIAKMKDGVRIINCARGGLIDEAALKDALDAGKVAGAALDVFLEEPAKDNPLFGLANVICTPHLGASTTEAQENVALQVAEQISAYLNTGEVINALNFPSISAEEAPKLTPFVKLAELLGSFAGQLTETAISGIRIEFEGDVSALNTKPMVAALLNGVLKPLLGEVNMVSAPALAKDRGIAVETVNREQVGAYDNLIRLTVVTERQERSVAGTVYGSKAPRIVEIKNITLEAEVTPHMLYITNEDKPGFIGRLGTLLGQLGINIANFNLGRVEQGKDAIALLSIDSEMTDGELTQIEGLEGVKQAKRLVFGV; encoded by the coding sequence ATGGATATGGCCAAGGTATTGGTTTCGGACAAGATCAGCCCGGCGGCAATCGAGATTTTCAAGGCAAACGGGGTGGAGGTCGATTACCTCCCCGATGTGGGCAAGGACAAGGAAAAGCTGGCCGAAATCATCGGGCAGTATGACGGTCTGGCCATTCGATCGGCGACCAAGGTGACCGACAAGATTTTGGCCCATGCCACCAACCTCAAGGTCATCGGGCGGGCCGGGATCGGGGTGGACAATGTCGATATTCCGGCAGCGACCGCCAAGGGGGTGATCGTGATGAACACCCCGTTCGGCAATTCGATCACCACGGCAGAGCACGCCATTTCGATGATGCTGGCGCTGGCGCGGCAGATCCCGGAGGCCGATGCCTCCACGCGGGCATCGAAGTGGGAAAAGAACCGCTTTATGGGCGTTGAAGTGACCAACAAGACGCTGGGCCTGATCGGGGCGGGCAATATCGGCTCGATCGTTGCCGACCGCGCTCAGGGCCTGAAAATGAAGGTGATCGCCTTCGATCCGTTCCTCACGCCCGAGCGTGCGATCGATCTGGGCGTCGAAAAGGTCGAACTGGACGACCTTCTGGCGCGGGCCGATTTCATCACGCTGCACACGCCGCTGATCGATGCGACGCGCAACATCATTTCGGCTGAAGCGATTGCCAAGATGAAAGACGGCGTGCGGATCATCAACTGCGCACGCGGCGGGCTGATCGATGAAGCGGCGCTGAAAGATGCGCTGGACGCGGGCAAGGTTGCCGGCGCGGCGCTCGACGTGTTCCTCGAAGAACCGGCCAAGGACAATCCGCTGTTTGGCCTGGCCAACGTCATCTGCACCCCCCATCTTGGCGCATCGACCACCGAGGCGCAGGAAAATGTTGCGCTGCAGGTGGCCGAGCAGATTTCGGCCTATCTCAACACCGGCGAAGTCATCAATGCGCTGAACTTCCCATCGATTTCCGCCGAAGAGGCGCCCAAGCTGACCCCGTTCGTCAAGCTGGCCGAGCTCCTGGGCTCGTTTGCCGGGCAATTGACCGAAACGGCGATCAGCGGCATCCGTATCGAGTTCGAGGGGGATGTTTCGGCGCTCAACACCAAGCCGATGGTCGCGGCGCTGCTCAACGGGGTTCTCAAGCCCTTGCTGGGCGAGGTCAACATGGTTTCGGCCCCGGCACTGGCCAAGGATCGCGGCATTGCGGTGGAAACGGTCAATCGCGAGCAGGTGGGGGCCTATGACAACCTCATCCGGCTCACCGTGGTGACCGAGCGCCAGGAGCGCAGCGTTGCGGGCACGGTCTATGGGTCCAAGGCGCCGCGCATCGTCGAGATCAAGAACATTACGCTCGAAGCGGAAGTCACCCCGCACATGCTTTACATCACCAACGAGGACAAGCCGGGCTTTATCGGGCGGCTGGGCACGCTTTTGGGCCAACTTGGCATCAATATCGCCAACTTCAACCTCGGCCGGGTCGAACAGGGCAAGGATGCGATCGCGCTTTTGTCCATCGACAGCGAGATGACCGATGGCGAGTTGACGCAGATCGAAGGGCTCGAGGGCGTCAAGCAGGCCAAGCGGCTGGTGTTTGGGGTCTGA